One window of the Anaeromyxobacter dehalogenans 2CP-C genome contains the following:
- a CDS encoding flagellar motor protein — MDVTTIAGIAAAVGLILLGQALEGGHVGSLLQATAALIVFGGTFGAVLVAFPRRDVGKALSQLKLVFTERKVDLGALSRELVDYAGVARRDGVLALEARLPGIPDPFLRRALQLVVDGVDASVTRSTLEAAVDADFEERVVGAKVWEAAGGFAPTVGILGAVLGLIHVMENLSDPSKLGGGIAVAFVATVYGVGSANVLFLPFANKMKRKLGAERDRKTLVTEGVLAIQEGINPRVLEEKLRAYSGEPPAEREAEPRRKAA; from the coding sequence ATGGACGTCACCACCATCGCCGGCATCGCCGCCGCCGTGGGCCTGATCCTGCTGGGCCAGGCCCTGGAGGGCGGGCACGTCGGCTCGCTCCTGCAGGCCACCGCGGCGCTGATCGTGTTCGGCGGGACCTTCGGCGCGGTGCTGGTGGCCTTCCCTCGCCGCGACGTGGGCAAGGCGCTCTCGCAGCTCAAGCTGGTGTTCACCGAGCGCAAGGTGGACCTGGGCGCGCTCTCGCGCGAGCTGGTGGACTACGCCGGCGTGGCGCGCCGCGACGGCGTGCTGGCGCTGGAGGCGAGGCTGCCCGGGATCCCGGACCCGTTCCTGCGCCGCGCGCTGCAGCTCGTGGTGGACGGCGTGGACGCGTCGGTGACCCGCTCCACGCTCGAGGCCGCGGTGGACGCCGACTTCGAGGAGCGCGTGGTCGGCGCGAAGGTGTGGGAGGCGGCCGGCGGGTTCGCCCCCACCGTCGGGATCCTCGGCGCCGTGCTGGGGCTCATCCACGTGATGGAGAACCTGTCGGATCCCTCCAAGCTCGGCGGCGGCATCGCGGTGGCGTTCGTGGCCACGGTGTACGGCGTGGGGAGCGCGAACGTCCTGTTCCTCCCGTTCGCCAACAAGATGAAGCGCAAGCTGGGCGCGGAGCGCGACCGCAAGACCCTGGTCACCGAGGGCGTGCTCGCCATCCAGGAGGGCATCAACCCGCGCGTGCTGGAGGAGAAGCTGCGCGCCTACTCCGGGGAGCCGCCCGCCGAGCGCGAGGCGGAGCCCCGGCGCAAGGCCGCCTAG
- a CDS encoding flagellar hook assembly protein FlgD — protein sequence MSTSPVTSALGALPQPGQAPAPASSALGKDAFLKLLTTQLQHQDPLSPMDSQAFVAQLAQFSSVEQLGALGDKLDTLAVAQASSNQLGTAALVGKEVLFRADRVRLEPGAPARFEVTLPADAGEGVAILADASGRVVRTLQLGAHEAGTFQVSWDGRDASGEPLPAGDYLLTVSATRPDGTELDAATSLRGTVTGVTFENQAPELLVGGRHVKLSDVLQLAAPAA from the coding sequence GTGTCCACCTCCCCCGTCACCAGCGCCCTCGGCGCGCTCCCGCAACCCGGCCAGGCGCCCGCGCCCGCCTCGAGCGCGCTCGGCAAGGACGCGTTCCTGAAGCTCCTCACCACGCAGCTCCAGCACCAGGATCCGCTCTCGCCCATGGACAGCCAGGCGTTCGTGGCGCAGCTGGCGCAGTTCTCCTCGGTCGAGCAGCTCGGCGCGCTCGGGGACAAGCTCGACACGCTCGCGGTGGCGCAGGCCTCGTCGAACCAGCTCGGCACCGCCGCGCTCGTCGGCAAGGAGGTGCTCTTCCGCGCCGACCGCGTCCGCCTCGAGCCGGGCGCGCCCGCGCGCTTCGAGGTGACGCTCCCCGCCGACGCCGGAGAGGGCGTGGCGATCCTGGCCGACGCGAGCGGCCGGGTGGTCCGCACGCTGCAGCTCGGCGCGCACGAGGCGGGCACGTTCCAGGTGAGCTGGGACGGGCGCGACGCGTCCGGCGAGCCGCTCCCCGCCGGCGACTACCTGCTCACCGTCTCCGCCACCCGCCCCGACGGCACCGAGCTCGACGCCGCCACCAGCCTGCGCGGCACCGTCACCGGCGTCACCTTCGAGAACCAGGCGCCCGAGCTGCTGGTGGGCGGGCGCCACGTGAAGCTCTCCGACGTCCTCCAGCTCGCCGCCCCCGCGGCCTGA
- a CDS encoding chemotaxis protein CheW: protein MDESASTRSQQYLTFTLDGEHYAVEIERVREVLEFTGANKVPRTPDFLRGMINLRGDIVPVVDLRLKLGLSPTERTIDTCVVITEVTSDGEPLVLGALADSVQEVIELDPGAIAPPPRMGARVDTAFIRGVGRREDQFLVILDIERVLADDGLRALAGSLDARIPSGAVEAERVGDAGLAG, encoded by the coding sequence ATGGACGAGTCGGCCTCGACCCGAAGCCAGCAGTACCTGACCTTCACCCTCGACGGCGAGCACTACGCGGTCGAGATCGAGCGGGTGCGGGAGGTGCTCGAGTTCACCGGGGCGAACAAGGTGCCGCGCACCCCGGACTTCCTGCGCGGCATGATCAACCTCCGGGGCGACATCGTCCCGGTCGTGGACCTCCGCCTGAAGCTCGGCCTGTCCCCCACCGAGCGGACCATCGACACCTGCGTCGTCATCACCGAGGTCACCTCCGACGGCGAGCCGCTCGTGCTCGGCGCCCTGGCCGACTCGGTCCAGGAGGTGATCGAGCTCGACCCCGGGGCGATCGCGCCGCCGCCGCGCATGGGCGCGCGGGTGGACACCGCGTTCATCCGCGGCGTGGGCCGGCGCGAGGACCAGTTCCTGGTCATCCTCGACATCGAGCGGGTGCTCGCGGACGACGGGCTGCGCGCGCTGGCGGGGTCGCTGGACGCGCGGATCCCGTCGGGCGCCGTCGAGGCGGAGCGGGTGGGGGATGCCGGGCTCGCGGGCTGA
- a CDS encoding protein-glutamate methylesterase/protein-glutamine glutaminase: protein MPHGPGTSARPVRVLVVDDSALVRETLAAVLASDPGIEVIGAAGDPYAAVERMRRQAPDVITLDIEMPRMDGLTFLRKLMAQHPIPVVICSSLATAGAEPALRALECGAVEVVAKPRLGTRRFLEESRVRLCDAVKAAARAGPGRPRASAPLVQAKLTADAVLARPRSDAVLQTTERVVVVGASTGGTEALRELLAALPGDAPGLVIVQHMPEVFTAAFARRLDGLCAVAVKEAADGDAVVPGRALIAPGNRHTLLRRSGARYHVEVRDGPLVCRHRPSVDVLFRSAARYAGRNAVGVIMTGMGDDGARGLAELKRSGADTIAQDEATSVVFGMPREAIRLGAADRVLPLPAIPPELLRLCR, encoded by the coding sequence GTGCCGCACGGTCCCGGGACCTCCGCGCGGCCCGTGCGCGTGCTGGTGGTGGACGACTCGGCGCTGGTGCGCGAGACGCTCGCGGCGGTGCTCGCCTCGGATCCCGGGATCGAGGTGATCGGCGCCGCCGGCGACCCGTACGCCGCGGTGGAGCGGATGCGCCGGCAGGCGCCGGACGTCATCACGCTCGACATCGAGATGCCGCGCATGGACGGGCTGACCTTCCTGCGCAAGCTGATGGCGCAGCATCCCATCCCGGTGGTGATCTGCTCCAGCCTGGCGACGGCCGGCGCCGAGCCGGCGCTGCGCGCGCTGGAGTGCGGGGCGGTGGAGGTGGTGGCCAAGCCGCGCCTCGGCACGCGCCGCTTCCTGGAGGAGTCGCGCGTCCGCCTCTGCGACGCCGTGAAGGCGGCCGCGCGCGCCGGGCCCGGCCGGCCGCGGGCCAGCGCGCCGCTGGTGCAGGCGAAGCTCACCGCGGACGCGGTGCTGGCCCGGCCGCGCTCGGACGCGGTGCTGCAGACGACGGAGCGGGTGGTGGTGGTGGGCGCCTCCACCGGCGGGACCGAGGCGCTCCGCGAGCTGCTGGCGGCGCTCCCAGGCGACGCGCCCGGGCTGGTGATCGTGCAGCACATGCCGGAGGTCTTCACCGCCGCCTTCGCGCGCCGGCTCGACGGCCTGTGCGCGGTCGCGGTGAAGGAGGCCGCCGACGGGGACGCGGTGGTCCCCGGGCGCGCGCTGATCGCGCCCGGGAACCGGCACACGCTGCTCCGGCGCAGCGGCGCCCGCTACCACGTGGAGGTGCGGGACGGGCCGCTCGTGTGCCGCCACCGCCCCTCGGTGGACGTGCTGTTCCGCTCCGCCGCGCGCTACGCGGGCCGGAACGCGGTGGGCGTCATCATGACCGGGATGGGCGACGACGGCGCGCGCGGCCTGGCCGAGCTGAAGCGCTCGGGCGCCGACACCATCGCGCAGGACGAGGCCACGTCGGTGGTGTTCGGGATGCCCCGCGAGGCCATCCGGCTGGGCGCGGCGGACCGCGTGCTGCCGCTGCCGGCCATCCCGCCCGAGCTCCTGCGGCTGTGCCGCTGA
- a CDS encoding flagellar FlbD family protein produces MIVLTRLDGKPLVVNADRILTVEATPDTVLLLEGGLHLMVREPPDEVVERVVAFRRRIAAGPARPGGLVALPRPAPEE; encoded by the coding sequence ATGATCGTCCTCACGCGCCTCGACGGGAAGCCGCTGGTCGTCAACGCCGACCGGATCCTCACCGTCGAGGCCACGCCCGACACCGTGCTGCTGCTCGAGGGAGGCCTGCACCTGATGGTGCGCGAGCCGCCCGACGAGGTGGTCGAGCGCGTCGTCGCGTTCCGCCGCCGGATCGCCGCGGGCCCGGCGCGGCCCGGCGGGCTGGTCGCGCTCCCCCGCCCCGCGCCCGAGGAGTGA
- a CDS encoding OmpA/MotB family protein, with protein MARRRREEEHENHERWLVSYADFMTLLFAFFVVMYAVSRVDNKRIVQATESIRWAMHFSGTGGTGALPLFDGPPSEGGGPALEAGTSMRQEHRGIELLRKRIERRVRPFVMERRPVPVVSVLVEGRRLTVRLAATEFFDPGQAALRPQALAMLDAIAAELVPLARPLRVEGHTDETPVGGGGRWISNWELSAARAATVVGYLEQAHAARPAGLSAVGLGSAHPLSTDATPEAHERNRRVELVLELDPHDELLGAAAAER; from the coding sequence ATGGCCCGCCGACGCCGCGAGGAGGAGCACGAGAACCACGAGCGCTGGCTGGTGTCCTACGCCGACTTCATGACCCTGCTGTTCGCGTTCTTCGTGGTCATGTACGCGGTCTCGCGGGTGGACAACAAGCGCATCGTCCAGGCCACCGAGTCGATCCGCTGGGCCATGCACTTCTCGGGCACCGGCGGGACCGGGGCGCTGCCGCTGTTCGACGGGCCGCCCAGCGAGGGCGGCGGGCCCGCGCTCGAGGCCGGCACCAGCATGCGCCAGGAGCACCGCGGCATCGAGCTGCTCCGCAAGCGCATCGAGCGGCGCGTCCGGCCGTTCGTGATGGAGCGCCGCCCCGTGCCGGTGGTCTCGGTGCTGGTGGAGGGGCGCCGGCTCACCGTCCGGCTCGCCGCCACCGAGTTCTTCGACCCCGGCCAGGCCGCGCTCCGCCCGCAGGCCCTGGCCATGCTCGACGCCATCGCGGCGGAGCTGGTCCCCCTGGCCCGGCCGCTCCGGGTGGAGGGCCACACCGACGAGACGCCGGTGGGCGGCGGCGGGCGCTGGATCAGCAACTGGGAGCTGTCGGCCGCCCGCGCCGCCACGGTGGTCGGCTACCTGGAGCAGGCGCACGCGGCCCGCCCCGCCGGGCTCTCCGCGGTCGGCCTCGGCTCCGCGCACCCGCTCTCGACCGACGCGACCCCGGAGGCGCACGAGCGCAACCGCCGCGTCGAGCTGGTGCTCGAGCTCGACCCCCACGACGAGCTGCTCGGGGCCGCGGCCGCGGAGCGGTAG
- a CDS encoding methyl-accepting chemotaxis protein — MRWYENLGITAKLLVGFTLVALMAGVVGGVGYRQVTALNSADSFLYHKCTLSLKYLAEMVASYRGQKSELQDALAETTRSAREAPLAKLEAYEARFQDRMKRYPETFSTDADRKAFAELEGLHRAYSAARDRVAAHIRAGEDARAQEVLRGELATAFEAERATLQAMLDANDEVARQTSEANDALAARATRMMLATALAAMLLAVGLGILVARTISRPIGAMVTAAERMAVGDLDVELREDRKDEVGVLARAFGAMNRALRGVTGAAQEVAGGNLRVQLQARSDRDELLRALAEMVRRLTEVVQGVKVAADGVAAGSEQLSAASEQTSQGATEQASSIEEISASMEEMGSNIRQNADNASQTEQLATRAAGVAAEGGEAVARTVEAMKQIAGKVSIIGEIARQTNLLALNAAIEAARAGEHGKGFAVVASEVRKLAERSQKAAGEITELSATSVSVAEKAGELLGRIRPEAQKTSELVQEISAASREQDTGAAQISKAIQQLDQVIQQNASGAEEMSSTAEELTAQAVKLQELIAFFRVDDGAARTLSRPAAPARPAAAPARKAPARPGPGATPPASKPAARPAAAPGAGVHVELAEPPEPEPGYQAY; from the coding sequence ATGCGCTGGTACGAGAACCTCGGGATCACCGCGAAGCTGCTCGTCGGGTTCACCCTGGTCGCGCTGATGGCGGGGGTGGTGGGCGGGGTGGGGTACAGGCAGGTCACCGCCCTGAACTCGGCCGACTCCTTCCTTTACCACAAGTGCACCCTCTCCCTCAAGTACCTGGCGGAGATGGTCGCGAGCTACCGCGGCCAGAAGTCGGAGCTCCAGGACGCGCTGGCCGAGACCACCCGCTCGGCGCGCGAGGCGCCGCTCGCGAAGCTCGAGGCGTACGAGGCGCGCTTCCAGGACCGCATGAAGCGCTACCCGGAGACGTTCTCCACCGACGCGGATCGGAAGGCGTTCGCGGAGCTGGAGGGGCTGCACCGCGCCTACTCGGCGGCGCGGGACCGGGTGGCGGCGCACATCCGCGCCGGCGAGGACGCGCGCGCCCAGGAGGTGCTGCGGGGCGAGCTGGCGACCGCGTTCGAGGCCGAGCGCGCGACGCTCCAGGCCATGCTGGACGCGAACGACGAGGTCGCGCGCCAGACGAGCGAGGCGAACGACGCGCTCGCCGCGCGGGCGACCCGGATGATGCTGGCGACCGCCCTGGCCGCCATGCTGCTCGCGGTGGGCCTGGGGATCCTCGTCGCGCGCACCATCAGCCGGCCGATCGGGGCGATGGTCACCGCGGCGGAGCGCATGGCCGTCGGCGACCTGGACGTCGAGCTCCGCGAGGATCGCAAGGACGAGGTGGGCGTGCTCGCGCGCGCGTTCGGGGCGATGAACCGGGCGCTGCGCGGCGTCACGGGGGCGGCGCAGGAGGTCGCCGGCGGCAACCTGCGCGTCCAGCTCCAGGCGCGCTCCGACCGCGACGAGCTGCTCCGCGCGCTCGCCGAGATGGTGCGGCGGCTGACCGAGGTGGTGCAGGGCGTGAAGGTCGCGGCGGACGGCGTGGCGGCGGGCTCGGAGCAGCTCAGCGCCGCCTCCGAGCAGACCAGCCAGGGCGCCACCGAGCAGGCGTCGTCGATCGAGGAGATCTCCGCGTCGATGGAGGAGATGGGGTCGAACATCCGGCAGAACGCGGACAACGCGTCGCAGACCGAGCAGCTCGCGACCCGGGCGGCCGGCGTCGCCGCCGAGGGCGGCGAGGCGGTGGCCCGCACGGTGGAGGCCATGAAGCAGATCGCCGGCAAGGTGTCGATCATCGGCGAGATCGCCCGTCAGACGAACCTGCTCGCGCTGAACGCCGCCATCGAGGCGGCCCGCGCCGGCGAGCACGGCAAGGGGTTCGCGGTGGTCGCGTCCGAGGTGCGCAAGCTCGCCGAGCGGAGCCAGAAGGCGGCCGGGGAGATCACCGAGCTCTCCGCCACCAGCGTGTCGGTCGCGGAGAAGGCGGGGGAGCTGCTCGGGCGCATCCGGCCCGAGGCGCAGAAGACCTCCGAGCTGGTCCAGGAGATCAGCGCGGCGAGCCGCGAGCAGGACACCGGCGCCGCCCAGATCTCGAAGGCCATCCAGCAGCTCGACCAGGTGATCCAGCAGAACGCGTCCGGCGCCGAGGAGATGAGCTCCACCGCGGAGGAGCTGACCGCCCAGGCGGTGAAGCTGCAGGAGCTGATCGCGTTCTTCCGCGTGGACGACGGCGCGGCGCGCACGCTGTCGCGCCCGGCGGCGCCGGCGCGACCGGCCGCCGCGCCCGCCAGGAAGGCCCCGGCGCGGCCCGGGCCCGGGGCCACGCCGCCGGCGTCGAAGCCCGCCGCCCGGCCCGCCGCGGCGCCCGGGGCGGGCGTCCACGTCGAGCTCGCCGAGCCCCCGGAGCCCGAGCCCGGCTACCAGGCCTACTGA
- a CDS encoding chemotaxis protein CheA codes for MRSLEQLAASYREEAGERVAELEVTLLELERAPDDAELVSRAFRALHTIKGSGAMFGFDEVAAFTHELESVFEHVRGGRLPVTRELIGLALAGKDLVRAMLDGEAGPDARERDRLVAAYRKLAPDAPAGAPAERDRGDAGGTPAGHAGAAPRTWRIAFEPNLDLFENGTNPLGLLDELATLGRCVVVARTDAVPPLEELAPERCHLAWAVTLTTDRGEDAIRDVFAFVEDRCTLRVEAVTDAEAVLAAPAPGPAAGAGEVPRSAGGAARPPEAAASSVRVAAAKLDHLVDLVGELVTAQSRLARIAAQAEDADLAAVSEGLERLTADLRDTALDLRMVPIGSAFGRLRRVARDLAADLGKEIDLVTEGAETELDKTVIERLSDPLVHVIRNACDHGIEAPEARRAAGKPPRGTISLSARQAGGSVVVEVRDDGAGIDPAAVRARAEARGLLQPGARVGEADLLNLVFQPGFSTARTVTSVSGRGVGMDVVKRSVEALRGTVALESAPGAGTALRIELPLTLAIIEGLLVEVGGGSYVLPLAAVEECVGLTAAEVEAARGAHLAPVRGELVPYLRLREVFEVRGARPEHEQIAIVRTEAGRCGLAVDQVAGQLQAVVKSMGQMFRGVKGLSGATILGDGSVAPILDVGALLKEHAARAA; via the coding sequence ATGCGCTCCCTGGAGCAGCTGGCGGCGAGCTACCGCGAGGAGGCCGGCGAGCGGGTGGCCGAGCTGGAGGTCACCCTGCTCGAGCTGGAGCGGGCGCCGGACGACGCCGAGCTGGTCTCGCGCGCCTTCCGCGCGCTGCACACCATCAAGGGCTCGGGCGCGATGTTCGGCTTCGACGAGGTGGCGGCGTTCACCCACGAGCTGGAGAGCGTGTTCGAGCACGTCCGCGGCGGGCGGCTGCCCGTCACGCGCGAGCTGATCGGGCTCGCGCTCGCCGGCAAGGACCTGGTTCGGGCGATGCTGGACGGCGAGGCCGGCCCGGACGCGCGCGAGCGCGACCGGCTCGTGGCGGCGTACCGGAAGCTCGCGCCGGACGCGCCCGCCGGGGCGCCGGCGGAGCGCGATCGCGGCGACGCCGGGGGCACCCCGGCCGGCCACGCCGGCGCGGCCCCGCGCACCTGGCGCATCGCGTTCGAGCCGAACCTCGACCTGTTCGAGAACGGCACCAATCCGCTCGGGCTGCTGGACGAGCTGGCGACGCTCGGCCGGTGCGTGGTGGTGGCGCGGACGGACGCCGTCCCGCCGCTGGAGGAGCTCGCGCCGGAGCGGTGCCACCTGGCCTGGGCGGTGACGCTGACGACGGATCGCGGCGAGGACGCCATCCGCGACGTCTTCGCGTTCGTCGAGGACCGCTGCACGCTGCGCGTCGAGGCGGTCACCGACGCGGAGGCGGTGCTCGCCGCGCCCGCCCCGGGCCCCGCGGCCGGGGCCGGGGAGGTCCCGCGCTCCGCCGGCGGCGCGGCCCGGCCGCCGGAGGCGGCGGCCTCCAGCGTGCGCGTCGCGGCGGCCAAGCTCGACCACCTGGTGGATCTGGTGGGCGAGCTGGTGACCGCGCAGTCCCGGCTGGCGCGGATCGCCGCGCAGGCGGAGGACGCGGACCTGGCGGCCGTGTCGGAGGGGCTGGAGCGGCTCACCGCCGACCTGCGCGACACCGCGCTCGACCTGCGGATGGTGCCCATCGGCTCGGCGTTCGGACGCCTGCGGCGGGTGGCGCGCGACCTCGCGGCCGACCTCGGGAAGGAGATCGACCTCGTGACGGAGGGCGCCGAGACGGAGCTCGACAAGACGGTCATCGAGCGGCTCTCGGACCCGCTCGTGCACGTGATCCGGAACGCCTGCGATCACGGCATCGAGGCGCCCGAGGCCCGGCGCGCGGCCGGCAAGCCGCCGCGCGGCACCATCTCGCTCTCGGCCCGCCAGGCGGGCGGCAGCGTGGTCGTGGAGGTCCGCGACGACGGCGCCGGCATCGACCCGGCGGCGGTGCGCGCCCGGGCCGAGGCCCGCGGCCTGCTGCAGCCGGGCGCGCGCGTGGGGGAGGCCGACCTGCTCAACCTGGTGTTCCAGCCCGGGTTCTCCACGGCGCGGACCGTCACCAGCGTCTCCGGGCGCGGCGTGGGCATGGACGTCGTGAAGCGCTCGGTCGAGGCGCTCCGCGGCACCGTCGCCCTGGAGAGCGCGCCGGGCGCGGGGACGGCGCTGCGCATCGAGCTGCCGCTCACGCTCGCCATCATCGAGGGGCTGCTGGTGGAGGTGGGCGGCGGCAGCTACGTGCTGCCGCTCGCGGCGGTGGAGGAGTGCGTGGGGCTCACCGCCGCGGAGGTCGAGGCCGCGCGCGGGGCGCACCTCGCGCCGGTGCGGGGCGAGCTCGTCCCGTACCTCCGGCTCCGGGAGGTGTTCGAGGTGCGGGGCGCGCGGCCGGAGCACGAGCAGATCGCGATCGTGCGGACCGAGGCGGGGCGCTGCGGCCTGGCGGTGGACCAGGTCGCCGGCCAGCTCCAGGCGGTGGTCAAGTCGATGGGGCAGATGTTCCGCGGCGTGAAGGGGCTCTCGGGCGCGACCATCCTCGGCGACGGGAGCGTCGCGCCCATCCTGGACGTCGGGGCGCTGTTGAAGGAGCACGCGGCCCGCGCCGCGTGA
- a CDS encoding flagellar hook protein FlgE: protein MSLLTALSSGTTGLQASSLELSVVGDNIANANTVGFKSGRAAFEDALSQTVIGGSGQVGLGARLAGVQKILTQGALASTGLATDLALQGNGFFVVRGAHAGQTGTFYTRDGQFTVDDDGYLVNLEGLRVQGFPADPSGAVAGLPDDLLVGTASAQPRATTRLTLKANLQADAAVPAAAWDPANPGATSNFSTTMTVYDALGAGHAVQVYFRKTGDGAWDWHALTDGAGVAGGTAGQLTQIAGGTLAFGDGGELTSMTQTSSFTPAGQAAPQPLDFSFGDPTSAGGTGLAGVTQFSATSASTFIGQDGYGSGQLASVRVGPEGVISGVFTNGQTRVLGQVAVAGFAAPDQLDRAGGNLLQQTPGSGQPVVGAAGAGGRASIVAGSLEQSNVDLAEQFVRLIAAQRAFQANSKTITTADQLLSELIAMKR from the coding sequence ATGTCCCTCCTCACCGCGCTCTCCTCCGGCACCACCGGCCTCCAGGCGTCCTCGCTCGAGCTCTCGGTCGTCGGCGACAACATCGCCAACGCGAACACCGTCGGCTTCAAGTCCGGCCGCGCCGCCTTCGAGGACGCGCTCTCCCAGACGGTCATCGGCGGCTCCGGCCAGGTCGGCCTGGGCGCGCGCCTCGCCGGCGTGCAGAAGATCCTGACCCAGGGCGCCCTCGCCTCCACCGGCCTCGCCACCGACCTGGCGCTGCAGGGCAACGGCTTCTTCGTGGTGCGCGGCGCGCACGCCGGCCAGACCGGCACGTTCTACACGCGCGACGGCCAGTTCACGGTGGACGACGACGGCTACCTGGTCAACCTGGAGGGCCTGCGCGTCCAGGGCTTCCCCGCCGATCCCTCCGGCGCGGTGGCCGGCCTGCCCGACGACCTGCTCGTCGGCACCGCCTCGGCGCAGCCGCGCGCCACCACCCGGCTCACGCTCAAGGCGAACCTCCAGGCCGACGCGGCCGTCCCTGCCGCCGCCTGGGATCCCGCGAACCCGGGCGCGACCTCCAACTTCTCCACCACCATGACGGTCTACGACGCGCTCGGCGCCGGCCACGCGGTCCAGGTCTACTTCCGCAAGACCGGCGACGGCGCCTGGGACTGGCACGCGCTCACCGACGGCGCCGGGGTGGCCGGCGGCACCGCCGGGCAGCTCACGCAGATCGCGGGCGGCACGCTCGCGTTCGGGGACGGCGGGGAGCTCACCTCCATGACCCAGACCTCGAGCTTCACCCCCGCCGGCCAGGCCGCGCCCCAGCCCCTCGACTTCTCCTTCGGCGACCCCACCTCGGCGGGCGGGACCGGCCTCGCCGGCGTGACCCAGTTCTCGGCCACCTCCGCCAGCACCTTCATCGGGCAGGACGGCTACGGCTCGGGCCAGCTCGCCTCGGTCCGGGTCGGGCCGGAGGGCGTCATCTCCGGCGTGTTCACCAACGGGCAGACCCGCGTGCTCGGGCAGGTGGCGGTGGCCGGCTTCGCCGCGCCGGACCAGCTCGATCGGGCCGGCGGCAACCTGCTGCAGCAGACGCCGGGCTCCGGGCAGCCGGTGGTCGGCGCCGCCGGCGCCGGCGGGCGCGCGTCCATCGTGGCCGGCTCGCTGGAGCAGTCCAACGTGGACCTGGCCGAGCAGTTCGTGCGGCTGATCGCGGCCCAGCGCGCCTTCCAGGCCAACTCGAAGACCATCACCACCGCCGATCAGCTCCTCTCCGAGCTCATCGCCATGAAGCGCTAA
- a CDS encoding CheR family methyltransferase yields MPGSRADRRGGGGLPAGPAASRLAGPPPLSPRDFARLGAFIEGRCGIRMPPSKRTLLESRLGRRVRELGLAGFGEYCDHVLGDAPGDEVVRMVDHVTTNKTDFFREPHHFELLVRDVLPALAAAAGAGTRRPLRVWSAGCSTGEEPYTLAMVLLEAARQATGLRFGILGTDLSTRALERARRAEYTEAQVRPVPLAQRRRYLLRSIRDPQVVRVCREVRELVAIEQLNLLDPDYRLRERMDVIFCRNVFIYFERSVQQRVLLRLARALSPGGFLFLGHAESIAGLEVPFDPVAPTVYRLREDA; encoded by the coding sequence ATGCCGGGCTCGCGGGCTGATCGGCGCGGGGGAGGCGGCCTCCCGGCCGGCCCGGCGGCGAGCCGGCTCGCCGGGCCGCCCCCGCTCTCGCCGCGGGACTTCGCGCGCCTGGGCGCGTTCATCGAGGGGCGCTGCGGCATCCGCATGCCGCCCTCGAAGCGGACGCTGCTCGAGTCGCGGCTGGGTCGCCGCGTCCGCGAGCTCGGCCTCGCCGGCTTCGGCGAGTACTGCGACCACGTGCTCGGCGACGCGCCGGGCGACGAGGTGGTCCGGATGGTGGATCACGTGACCACCAACAAGACGGACTTCTTCCGCGAGCCGCACCACTTCGAGCTCCTGGTGCGGGACGTGCTGCCGGCGCTCGCCGCGGCCGCCGGCGCGGGCACGCGGCGGCCGCTCCGGGTGTGGAGCGCCGGCTGCTCCACCGGCGAGGAGCCGTACACGCTGGCGATGGTGCTGCTCGAGGCGGCGCGGCAGGCGACCGGGCTGCGCTTCGGGATCCTCGGGACCGATCTCTCGACGCGCGCGCTCGAGCGCGCGCGCCGCGCCGAGTACACCGAGGCGCAGGTCCGGCCCGTGCCGCTCGCGCAGCGGCGGCGCTACCTGTTGCGCAGCATCCGGGATCCGCAGGTCGTGCGGGTGTGCCGGGAGGTGCGGGAGCTCGTCGCGATCGAGCAGCTCAACCTGCTCGACCCCGACTACCGGCTCCGCGAGCGGATGGACGTGATCTTCTGCCGCAACGTGTTCATCTACTTCGAGCGGTCGGTGCAGCAGCGCGTCCTGCTCCGGCTCGCGCGCGCCCTCTCGCCGGGCGGCTTCCTGTTCCTGGGCCACGCCGAGAGCATCGCCGGGCTGGAGGTGCCGTTCGACCCGGTGGCGCCGACCGTCTACCGCCTGCGCGAGGACGCCTAG